One window from the genome of Leuconostoc suionicum encodes:
- a CDS encoding LysR family transcriptional regulator, with amino-acid sequence MKTEDFKYFNELYTKKSFTKVAQTFNVSQPSISTALKRLESHFQSKLVIRGNSQTELKFTPAGEQLYKHTHSITTEIETALHELNHLKSHSTTIGLPPMLKSAYFAKIAVASKEFDKQFNIQNMHIFEAGSNVLKRSLIDGDVDIALLGSLDSDVTNELLQEPFVQADFKIYVSSKNPLSQKESLSFSDLKSEHFVGLDSNFIHNRAMAYFASTGNIRPKFFMKTSDINFLMNMISENLGIALLADIVKPTTPDIITLSIKDEHQPKFVGSIAFRKNHLLTSEERMLLTILSKYSRN; translated from the coding sequence ATGAAAACAGAAGATTTCAAATACTTTAATGAGTTATATACAAAAAAAAGTTTTACCAAAGTCGCCCAAACATTTAATGTTAGCCAGCCATCTATTAGCACTGCTTTAAAGCGCTTAGAATCTCACTTCCAAAGTAAGTTAGTTATAAGAGGAAACTCACAAACTGAACTAAAATTTACCCCAGCAGGTGAACAACTATACAAACACACCCATTCGATTACGACGGAAATAGAAACGGCCTTGCATGAACTGAATCACTTAAAATCACATAGTACAACAATCGGTTTGCCACCCATGTTAAAGAGTGCCTATTTTGCTAAGATTGCAGTAGCTAGTAAAGAATTTGATAAGCAATTTAATATCCAAAATATGCACATTTTTGAAGCTGGATCTAATGTATTAAAAAGATCACTAATAGATGGCGATGTTGACATTGCATTATTAGGCTCATTGGATAGTGACGTTACTAACGAGTTATTGCAGGAACCTTTCGTTCAAGCCGATTTTAAAATATACGTCTCTAGTAAAAACCCACTTTCTCAAAAGGAAAGTTTATCTTTTTCCGATTTAAAATCCGAACACTTTGTTGGTCTCGATTCTAATTTTATTCATAATCGAGCCATGGCATACTTTGCTAGTACAGGTAATATCAGGCCAAAATTTTTTATGAAAACGTCCGATATTAATTTTTTAATGAATATGATTTCGGAAAATCTTGGTATTGCTTTGTTAGCTGATATCGTTAAGCCAACAACGCCAGACATAATTACATTATCAATAAAGGATGAACATCAACCTAAATTTGTTGGTAGCATAGCGTTTAGAAAAAATCATCTACTGACCTCAGAAGAAAGGATGTTACTTACTATTCTTTCCAAATATTCACGTAATTAA
- a CDS encoding malolactic enzyme: MTTTGYSILRNPFLNKGTAFSVAEREQLGLTGTLPSQVQTIEEQAEQAYKQFQAKSPLLEKRIFLMNLFNENVTLFYHLMDQHVSEFMPIVYDPIVAESIEQYNEIYTNPQNAAFLSIDHPENIESTLKNVADGRDIKLVVVTDAEGILGMGDWGVNGVDIAVGKLMVYTAAAGIDPATVLPVSIDAGTNNKKLLENPLYLGNKHERIAGEKYLEFIDKFVTAEQKLFPESLLHWEDFGRSNAQVILDKYKDSIATFNDDIQGTGMIVLAGIFGALHISKEKLVDQRFLTFGAGTAGMGIVNQIFSELKQAGLSDAEARNHFYLVDKQGLLFDDTEDLTEAQKPFTRSRKEFVNSEQLDNLEAVVNEIHPTVLIGTSTQPGTFTEAIVKSMAQSTERPIIFPLSNPTKLAEATAENLIKWTDGKALIATGIPADNVTYKGVTYKIGQGNNALIYPGLGFGLVASTAKLLTQETISSAIHALGGLVDADEPGAAVLPPVSNLTEFSQKIAEITAQSVVKQGLNREKIDDPKQAVQDAKWAAEY; encoded by the coding sequence ATGACTACAACAGGGTATAGCATTTTGCGTAATCCATTTTTAAATAAGGGAACGGCATTTTCTGTAGCTGAGCGTGAGCAATTGGGCTTAACTGGTACATTACCAAGTCAAGTGCAAACGATTGAAGAACAAGCAGAACAAGCTTACAAACAATTTCAGGCGAAAAGTCCTTTACTTGAAAAAAGAATATTTCTTATGAATTTATTTAATGAAAATGTTACATTGTTCTATCACTTGATGGATCAGCATGTTTCAGAATTCATGCCAATTGTTTATGATCCTATTGTCGCAGAGTCTATTGAACAATATAATGAAATTTACACTAATCCTCAAAATGCGGCATTTTTGTCAATCGATCATCCAGAAAATATTGAGAGCACATTGAAAAATGTCGCTGATGGTAGGGATATAAAGCTAGTTGTTGTGACTGACGCTGAAGGTATATTAGGCATGGGAGATTGGGGTGTCAATGGTGTTGATATAGCCGTTGGTAAATTGATGGTTTACACAGCAGCAGCTGGAATAGACCCGGCAACAGTACTACCAGTAAGCATTGATGCAGGTACGAATAACAAAAAATTATTGGAAAATCCTTTGTATTTAGGAAACAAACATGAGCGTATTGCTGGTGAAAAGTATCTTGAATTCATAGATAAATTTGTGACTGCTGAACAAAAATTATTCCCAGAATCATTATTGCATTGGGAAGATTTTGGACGTTCAAATGCACAAGTAATTTTGGATAAATATAAAGACAGCATTGCCACATTTAACGATGATATTCAAGGAACCGGAATGATTGTTTTGGCAGGAATATTCGGTGCTCTACACATATCGAAAGAAAAACTAGTTGATCAAAGATTCCTAACCTTCGGTGCTGGAACGGCTGGCATGGGAATTGTTAATCAGATTTTTTCAGAATTAAAACAAGCCGGGCTATCCGATGCCGAGGCTCGTAATCATTTCTATCTTGTTGATAAGCAAGGCTTGTTATTTGATGACACTGAAGATTTAACTGAAGCGCAAAAGCCGTTCACCCGTTCACGAAAAGAATTTGTTAACTCTGAACAATTAGACAATTTGGAAGCAGTGGTCAATGAGATACATCCAACAGTTTTAATTGGCACTTCAACACAGCCAGGCACATTTACGGAAGCAATTGTAAAATCGATGGCACAAAGCACAGAACGACCAATTATTTTTCCTTTGTCAAATCCAACAAAACTAGCTGAAGCAACTGCAGAAAACTTAATTAAATGGACTGATGGGAAAGCTTTGATAGCAACTGGTATTCCCGCAGATAATGTTACCTACAAGGGAGTGACATATAAAATCGGACAGGGCAATAACGCGTTGATTTATCCTGGGTTAGGCTTTGGTCTCGTTGCCTCAACGGCTAAGTTGTTAACACAAGAAACAATATCATCTGCTATTCATGCACTGGGTGGTCTAGTGGATGCTGATGAACCAGGAGCAGCTGTATTGCCACCAGTTTCGAATCTTACTGAGTTCTCACAAAAGATTGCTGAAATTACAGCTCAAAGTGTAGTAAAGCAGGGACTTAATCGTGAAAAGATTGATGATCCAAAGCAAGCCGTACAAGATGCTAAATGGGCTGCGGAGTACTAA
- a CDS encoding 2-hydroxycarboxylate transporter family protein → MTKIKISGVSLPLYILMLVILGITISLNKLPLNMLGLTLLLVLLGHLFYYIGNILPIFKSYLGGGSVFTIFASAALATSGIIPSNVVNATKTFLNDQGLLDFYIAALIVGAILGMNRNLLLKAAVRFIPVSLAAMVIGFFAVGLVGMLLGLGFGHSVMFVSMPMMAGGIGAGAVPLSHIYAQGLGFSSASMFSQLIPAVTLGNVLAVIGAALIAKVGANTKYDGHGVLLPINENEKSKPIKNLDVTRIGVGMMLAFSFFLVGTILNSFVPKIHAYAFIIILVIIAKAFNLIPEQLEESVVMFNKIIMGNLTHAVLAGIGLALIDLNVLEQSLTWKFVLLTLTSVVVMGVASAMIGKLFGLYPVESAISAGMADNSMGGTGNVAVLSASNRMDMIAFAQMGNRMGGAIVLILGGVLIHFLH, encoded by the coding sequence ATGACAAAAATAAAAATCAGTGGTGTCAGCTTACCGTTGTATATTTTGATGCTGGTCATACTTGGCATCACAATTTCACTTAACAAGTTACCACTTAATATGCTTGGTTTGACCTTGCTATTGGTTCTACTCGGGCATCTATTTTACTACATTGGCAACATTTTACCGATTTTTAAATCGTATCTTGGTGGTGGATCTGTTTTCACCATTTTCGCTTCGGCTGCTCTAGCAACAAGTGGCATCATACCTTCAAACGTTGTAAACGCTACTAAGACATTTCTAAATGACCAAGGATTACTAGACTTTTATATCGCCGCCCTAATCGTTGGTGCAATTCTAGGAATGAATCGGAACTTATTGCTTAAAGCGGCTGTCAGATTTATCCCAGTATCTTTAGCAGCCATGGTTATAGGATTCTTTGCTGTTGGTCTGGTTGGTATGTTACTGGGACTTGGCTTCGGGCATTCCGTGATGTTTGTTTCTATGCCAATGATGGCAGGTGGTATAGGTGCTGGAGCGGTGCCACTTTCGCACATTTATGCTCAAGGTTTAGGTTTCAGTTCCGCCTCAATGTTTTCTCAACTAATACCTGCCGTTACCTTGGGGAATGTTCTTGCCGTTATTGGTGCAGCATTAATTGCAAAAGTTGGAGCAAATACAAAATACGATGGCCATGGTGTTTTATTACCAATCAATGAGAATGAGAAAAGTAAACCAATAAAGAATCTAGACGTTACTCGTATCGGAGTTGGCATGATGCTAGCATTTTCGTTCTTCTTGGTTGGCACAATTTTAAATAGTTTTGTTCCAAAAATTCACGCCTATGCTTTTATTATTATCTTAGTTATTATCGCTAAGGCATTTAATTTGATTCCGGAGCAACTTGAAGAATCAGTAGTCATGTTTAACAAAATTATAATGGGTAACTTGACACACGCAGTATTAGCTGGGATAGGTTTGGCACTAATTGACTTGAATGTATTGGAACAATCATTGACTTGGAAATTTGTTCTTCTCACGCTTACGAGTGTCGTTGTAATGGGTGTTGCGAGTGCCATGATTGGAAAGCTATTTGGGCTTTATCCTGTTGAGTCTGCGATTTCTGCAGGAATGGCGGACAATAGTATGGGCGGCACAGGTAATGTGGCGGTACTATCCGCTTCAAATCGAATGGATATGATTGCTTTCGCTCAAATGGGAAATCGAATGGGGGGCGCAATCGTTCTAATCTTGGGAGGAGTGTTAATTCATTTTTTGCACTGA
- a CDS encoding 3'-5' exonuclease: MSFFIVIILLIIAFYWFSHLKKHSTPKHLQNNNDFTSSDNNSKLQDITTSASVPDEKSNLNEKEITKKSEHSAPVNVPIIQNKEKTSDEQKLLDESENITTVQVTSKIKLRDDWKPLIRAETFESKKSDKFIELVETLNNEYQQHGFNYYIHPDVEDVIRKIQTILSMPYRMISFDTSINQNSLIVNIDWQEFTEEPIRFYFPNDYFVVDIETTGLDYETDEIVEIAAMKVVNNHIESMENWYNKDAVISDYLKTNTTLTQEFITANGIDIDTAVQKFRDYVGYNSILVGHNIGFDISFLRQSMRLRSIKQKTLYSNFSNYFIDTMLIAKYFSHSTLKKHSVDFMVANDPTLNPKKLEQHFAISDIQIEKNIFDQEKDILGKDFIGEFDADLMGWALPKYNLNEVHDEINTISYTMLR; encoded by the coding sequence ATGTCATTTTTTATCGTTATTATACTTTTAATAATAGCCTTTTATTGGTTTTCTCACTTAAAAAAACACTCTACCCCTAAACACTTACAAAATAATAATGATTTCACGTCTAGTGATAATAATAGCAAACTACAAGATATTACCACCTCAGCATCTGTTCCAGACGAGAAATCAAACTTAAATGAAAAAGAAATAACCAAAAAATCTGAGCACTCTGCACCAGTAAATGTACCGATTATCCAAAATAAAGAAAAAACATCCGATGAACAAAAATTATTGGATGAATCTGAAAACATCACTACTGTACAAGTAACATCTAAAATAAAATTGAGAGATGATTGGAAACCTCTCATTAGAGCAGAAACGTTTGAAAGTAAAAAAAGTGATAAGTTCATTGAGTTAGTTGAAACTCTCAACAATGAATATCAACAACATGGTTTTAATTACTATATTCATCCTGACGTAGAGGATGTTATAAGGAAAATTCAAACAATTTTAAGTATGCCTTACCGCATGATTTCATTTGATACATCAATTAATCAAAATAGCTTGATAGTTAATATTGATTGGCAAGAATTCACAGAAGAACCAATAAGATTTTATTTCCCAAATGATTATTTTGTTGTGGACATAGAAACCACAGGACTAGATTATGAAACAGATGAGATTGTTGAAATAGCAGCAATGAAAGTAGTTAATAATCACATAGAGTCGATGGAAAATTGGTATAATAAGGATGCTGTAATTAGTGATTACCTGAAAACAAATACTACTCTAACACAAGAGTTCATCACTGCTAATGGAATTGATATAGATACAGCAGTTCAAAAATTCAGAGATTATGTTGGTTATAATTCAATTTTGGTCGGTCATAATATAGGATTTGACATTTCTTTTTTAAGACAAAGTATGCGACTTAGAAGTATTAAGCAAAAAACTTTGTATTCAAATTTTAGCAATTACTTTATTGACACAATGCTTATAGCAAAGTACTTTAGTCACTCGACATTAAAAAAGCATAGTGTTGATTTCATGGTAGCTAACGACCCCACTCTTAATCCAAAAAAATTGGAGCAGCATTTTGCCATTTCAGATATACAAATAGAAAAAAACATATTTGATCAAGAAAAAGACATTCTTGGGAAAGATTTTATCGGTGAGTTCGATGCAGATTTAATGGGATGGGCTCTACCAAAGTATAATTTAAACGAAGTACACGATGAAATTAACACGATTTCTTATACTATGCTTAGATAA
- a CDS encoding MarR family winged helix-turn-helix transcriptional regulator, which yields MFEIIRNIGSITRKLQIQSNKKFNSLNLGNNRFIYIIRICEKPGMFLGEIADQLSIDRTTAFRTIKNLEKLGYIITVEDTKDKRLRRLYPTKSASEIYPKLNAFEQTSSDTLLKKLDSHEREQLLLLLNKIM from the coding sequence ATGTTTGAAATCATAAGAAATATCGGGTCAATTACTCGAAAATTGCAAATTCAAAGTAATAAAAAGTTTAATTCACTCAACCTGGGCAATAATCGATTCATTTATATTATTCGTATTTGTGAAAAACCAGGAATGTTTCTGGGAGAAATTGCTGATCAACTCAGTATCGACAGAACGACTGCTTTTAGAACAATTAAAAATTTAGAGAAACTGGGTTACATAATTACAGTTGAAGATACTAAAGATAAAAGGTTAAGAAGACTCTACCCTACAAAAAGTGCCTCCGAAATTTATCCAAAACTAAATGCTTTTGAACAAACAAGTTCAGACACATTATTAAAAAAACTAGATAGTCATGAACGGGAACAATTGTTACTGCTACTAAACAAAATAATGTAA
- a CDS encoding LysE family translocator: protein MNSFILFLIIMSFTPGPNTIMAMLSGQNRGFKKSLPLNLGMAVGFSIIGIIIMLFAEQFGDNMKILFLMKILGSLYLSYLTYHVYYSKPAKNKMIILGFKNGLLVQLSNVKVYLYFITGLSAYSLTGKFGIMPYRLLVMVIMGSLGTLSWTLFGKLIENGINLIEAKLKQAKKQLYETSR, encoded by the coding sequence ATGAATTCATTTATTTTGTTTCTAATTATTATGTCATTTACACCTGGCCCGAATACTATTATGGCTATGCTATCGGGTCAAAATAGGGGATTTAAAAAAAGTTTACCATTAAATTTAGGAATGGCAGTTGGCTTTTCAATCATTGGAATTATAATAATGCTGTTTGCTGAACAATTTGGAGACAATATGAAAATTTTGTTCCTAATGAAAATACTGGGTAGTTTATATTTGAGCTATTTAACTTATCATGTTTACTATAGCAAACCAGCGAAAAATAAAATGATTATTTTGGGATTCAAAAATGGGTTACTTGTTCAATTATCTAATGTCAAAGTTTATTTGTATTTTATAACTGGCTTATCAGCTTACAGTTTAACTGGAAAGTTTGGGATTATGCCTTATCGCTTATTAGTTATGGTCATAATGGGATCATTAGGAACATTATCGTGGACTTTATTTGGAAAGTTAATTGAAAATGGTATAAATCTGATTGAAGCCAAATTAAAACAAGCGAAAAAACAACTTTATGAAACCTCACGATAA
- a CDS encoding IS30 family transposase, which produces MTAEQPKKRKRQPRLNENQRYLIEHLWNNEQLSQTDIGRQLGYDPSVISRELDRGNVLDFSNLDRRTLLRMDIHARIKYSAQRGQYIATKKRFRMGQGLLLTPELKELIEHWINVEHWTPEQIAGNVQDVEVSSSTIRDWSKRGLINIRTHKYHRQDGSPKQRELAKNQRARQREIARLRENLQKSGELVRHSIYDRSPVVAKRKQFGHWEIDLVLPMKQNNGQYQDHSAIMTIVERKTRFYALIKVKSKQSKDMIEAFKLFYERYGKAVRTITADNGSEFISWDFLEFVQKELKIKLYYCTPSSPHQRGSNENRNGKLRDWFPKGTSFKPVRQKQLDEVADKMNAMPMRIALQGKSPIELFDKEYKTMQRYRRAYEKRKLQNK; this is translated from the coding sequence ATGACAGCAGAACAACCAAAGAAAAGGAAAAGGCAACCACGATTAAACGAAAACCAACGCTACTTAATCGAACATTTGTGGAACAATGAACAACTCTCACAAACTGATATTGGGCGTCAATTGGGATATGATCCATCAGTGATTAGTCGTGAATTAGACCGTGGCAATGTGCTAGATTTCTCAAATTTAGACCGTCGCACCTTATTGAGAATGGACATTCATGCACGGATTAAATATTCGGCGCAACGTGGTCAATATATCGCGACTAAGAAACGCTTTCGTATGGGACAAGGACTATTGCTCACACCAGAATTAAAGGAACTGATTGAGCATTGGATTAATGTCGAACATTGGACACCAGAACAGATTGCTGGAAATGTTCAAGATGTAGAAGTATCGTCCTCAACCATTAGAGACTGGTCAAAAAGAGGTTTGATTAATATTCGTACCCACAAATATCATCGCCAAGATGGTTCCCCAAAACAACGAGAATTAGCTAAAAATCAACGCGCACGACAACGAGAGATTGCAAGATTACGAGAAAACTTACAAAAGAGTGGTGAGTTAGTCCGTCATTCCATCTATGATCGTTCGCCAGTCGTGGCCAAGCGTAAACAATTTGGTCATTGGGAAATTGATTTAGTGTTACCAATGAAACAAAACAATGGGCAATACCAAGATCATTCTGCAATTATGACGATCGTTGAACGGAAAACCAGATTCTACGCCTTGATTAAAGTTAAAAGTAAACAATCGAAAGACATGATTGAAGCGTTTAAACTGTTTTATGAACGTTATGGAAAAGCAGTAAGAACGATTACCGCTGATAACGGCTCTGAATTTATCTCTTGGGATTTCTTAGAATTTGTTCAAAAAGAACTTAAAATAAAACTCTACTACTGCACGCCATCGTCACCACATCAACGAGGTTCTAACGAAAACCGCAACGGTAAATTACGTGATTGGTTCCCCAAAGGCACTAGTTTTAAACCCGTAAGGCAAAAACAGTTAGATGAAGTCGCAGATAAGATGAATGCGATGCCAATGCGCATAGCCTTACAAGGTAAGAGTCCCATTGAATTATTTGATAAGGAATATAAAACGATGCAGAGATATCGTCGTGCGTATGAGAAAAGAAAACTTCAAAATAAATAA
- a CDS encoding helix-turn-helix transcriptional regulator — MRHSFGSIVKAYRERKRLTQLELAVKSKGELSTATISKAETDPSYNPKLTTFIKFYKIMDVPFEEIVATLEGTADDK, encoded by the coding sequence ATGAGACATTCTTTTGGGTCAATTGTAAAAGCCTATCGGGAAAGAAAAAGACTAACACAATTGGAATTAGCTGTGAAATCAAAAGGGGAACTATCAACGGCAACGATTTCAAAAGCTGAAACCGATCCAAGTTATAATCCGAAACTGACAACGTTCATCAAATTTTACAAAATTATGGATGTGCCATTTGAAGAAATTGTTGCAACATTAGAGGGGACTGCTGATGATAAATGA
- a CDS encoding replication initiator protein A — translation MINDQDTPRKMERVSRDQVETNERFYKIPKALFENEFYADMKLETKVAYAILRDRFLLSIKNNWIDKNGDVYLIYKNIDLQTILSVGEKKVISLKKELANFGLLEEERQGLNKPNRLYVGNINADFEVIHRVNPLGDRELSKRQVRNCQNDRSRTSKTTAQELSKRQSSETESSETYLSETETNSFDEDEVSSNNNSKKTQQSFIAIGKIIQNNLELRSVVQGLIPDLLLNEPQQAEIVVDALDRGYYFLTAELEKGNSVLTLQKQLQGEVAIKQLLLNTGIKQVDYMRDHLIDISQYGKYFASGFKSRLKIAIATSQSVSGF, via the coding sequence ATGATAAATGATCAAGATACACCCAGGAAAATGGAACGTGTTAGTAGAGATCAAGTCGAAACTAATGAACGATTCTATAAAATTCCAAAAGCATTGTTTGAAAATGAATTCTATGCCGACATGAAACTTGAAACGAAAGTGGCTTATGCAATTCTGCGTGATCGTTTCTTGTTGTCAATTAAGAATAATTGGATTGATAAAAATGGTGATGTTTACCTGATTTACAAAAACATTGATCTGCAAACAATCCTGAGTGTTGGCGAGAAAAAAGTCATTAGTTTGAAAAAAGAACTAGCAAATTTTGGGTTACTTGAAGAAGAACGACAAGGGCTAAATAAACCAAACAGACTTTACGTTGGCAACATAAATGCTGATTTTGAAGTTATCCACAGGGTCAATCCCTTGGGGGACAGGGAACTGTCAAAACGACAGGTCCGGAACTGTCAAAATGACAGGTCAAGAACTTCCAAAACGACAGCTCAAGAACTGTCAAAACGACAGTCAAGTGAGACTGAGAGTAGTGAGACTTATTTGAGTGAAACTGAGACCAATTCTTTTGATGAGGATGAAGTAAGTAGCAATAACAATTCAAAAAAAACTCAGCAATCATTTATCGCAATCGGCAAAATAATTCAAAACAATCTTGAATTAAGAAGTGTAGTCCAAGGTTTGATTCCTGATTTACTTTTGAATGAACCCCAACAAGCAGAAATTGTCGTCGATGCTCTTGATCGTGGCTATTATTTTTTGACGGCCGAACTTGAGAAAGGTAATTCTGTTTTGACTTTGCAAAAGCAATTACAAGGTGAAGTTGCTATCAAACAGTTACTTTTGAACACTGGCATCAAACAAGTAGATTACATGCGCGACCACCTGATTGATATCAGCCAATATGGTAAATATTTTGCTAGTGGCTTTAAGAGTCGTTTGAAGATTGCAATTGCAACAAGTCAATCGGTCTCAGGCTTTTAA
- a CDS encoding single-stranded DNA-binding protein, with amino-acid sequence MQINHHVGRLVRDVNFTVRGENKTKIAYFKLAINDLKDGKATYINYVAFNKTAELIRDYVTDVGQVVEVEFVMRNHNYNDKNTGQKIYAMQNQVTQFRIYKSNQSSKSSAVQTQIADSKNSEVTDNDLPPYPDFNSNAFEYVEG; translated from the coding sequence ATGCAAATTAATCACCACGTAGGACGTTTAGTTCGTGATGTTAACTTCACTGTAAGAGGTGAAAATAAAACCAAGATTGCCTACTTCAAATTAGCCATTAATGATTTAAAAGATGGCAAAGCAACTTACATTAATTATGTTGCTTTTAACAAAACAGCAGAATTGATTCGTGATTATGTGACTGATGTTGGGCAAGTGGTTGAGGTTGAATTTGTGATGCGCAATCACAACTATAACGATAAAAATACAGGTCAAAAGATTTATGCTATGCAAAATCAAGTGACACAATTCCGCATCTATAAATCTAATCAGTCATCGAAAAGTTCTGCTGTTCAAACACAGATTGCTGACAGTAAAAATAGTGAAGTGACAGATAATGATTTGCCACCATATCCTGACTTTAACAGCAATGCATTTGAGTATGTAGAGGGGTAG
- a CDS encoding ribbon-helix-helix domain-containing protein has protein sequence MKGITKTIKNIDEHALKIIEAQASKENVSSSQLIREQIEDYAKRLEEDSAAKTLHTYLDDLIMANNNVVHGLNDNTIAIGEMFKTILARLEMYFPGLNDEVERIQKNARPQEKNFPKSIDFDEFE, from the coding sequence ATGAAAGGTATAACAAAAACAATTAAAAACATTGATGAACATGCTTTGAAAATCATTGAAGCACAAGCATCAAAAGAAAATGTCTCGTCAAGTCAATTAATTCGAGAACAAATTGAAGACTATGCTAAGCGACTTGAAGAAGATAGCGCAGCAAAAACATTGCATACTTATCTCGACGATTTAATCATGGCTAACAATAACGTTGTGCACGGATTAAATGACAATACAATTGCGATAGGTGAAATGTTTAAAACAATTCTAGCGCGACTTGAAATGTATTTTCCAGGCTTAAATGATGAGGTAGAACGAATTCAAAAAAACGCTCGCCCTCAGGAAAAAAATTTTCCAAAGTCGATTGACTTTGATGAGTTTGAATAA
- a CDS encoding DNA/RNA non-specific endonuclease: MKNYKRGRFARRILLGIVILIGIVYLNRVSILQKIVALGSQSQLINIDKQSNSPTQNDELAKLKYTGQTVVEINHNQPTFSQEDLQIKQGGWQKLSSLDWLGRPQAANALLNKKLMPPSQKYKARERLTIKTPGYHAIKTGTNNTDWLYNRSHLIGYQFTGLNNEAKNLITGTRQLNADSRVNAKSMVTYETEIADYLHQSKNNYVRYQVKPIYKNVGLVPRGVHMMAQSNDNTLKFNVYVFNVQDGWTINYLNGKAERSE, encoded by the coding sequence ATGAAAAATTATAAACGCGGTCGGTTTGCGAGAAGAATCCTATTAGGTATTGTCATATTGATAGGTATTGTCTATTTAAACCGTGTGTCGATTTTGCAAAAAATTGTTGCACTAGGTTCGCAATCACAACTGATTAATATTGATAAACAAAGTAATTCACCGACACAAAATGATGAGCTAGCCAAATTAAAATATACTGGTCAAACAGTTGTTGAAATCAATCATAATCAACCAACATTTAGTCAAGAAGACTTACAAATTAAACAGGGTGGCTGGCAAAAGCTATCTTCATTAGATTGGTTAGGCAGACCACAAGCTGCTAATGCGTTGCTTAACAAAAAATTGATGCCGCCTTCTCAAAAGTATAAAGCGCGTGAACGATTAACTATTAAAACGCCAGGTTACCATGCCATCAAAACGGGAACGAATAATACAGACTGGTTATACAACCGTAGCCATCTGATTGGGTATCAATTTACTGGTCTAAACAATGAAGCCAAAAATTTGATCACGGGGACACGACAGTTGAACGCAGACAGTCGTGTCAATGCAAAAAGTATGGTGACTTATGAAACTGAAATTGCTGATTACTTGCATCAATCAAAAAATAATTATGTGCGTTATCAAGTCAAACCAATTTACAAAAATGTTGGGTTAGTACCCCGTGGTGTTCACATGATGGCACAGTCAAATGACAATACTTTGAAATTTAATGTCTATGTTTTTAACGTTCAAGATGGTTGGACAATTAACTACTTAAACGGTAAGGCTGAAAGGAGTGAATAA